A single region of the Lycium barbarum isolate Lr01 chromosome 2, ASM1917538v2, whole genome shotgun sequence genome encodes:
- the LOC132627905 gene encoding polyadenylate-binding protein RBP47-like, with the protein MQSESQETKPPTAPPPTEVSVAAAPQQPWVAMQYPAAAMVMQHPMMPAAPHYGPHYMPYHPHHHHQHHNHHILHAPHSPSPHQQQQQGGGGSNNTENRTIWVGDLHNWMDEDYLRSCFASTNEVASIKVIRNKQTGFSEGYGFVEFFTHAAAEKVLLTYSIMTMPNVEQPFRLNWATFSMGDKRANNGSDLSIFVGDLAADVTDTLLHETFVKKYPSVKAAKVVIDANTGRSKGYGFVRFGDDNERTQAMTEMNGVYCSSRPMRIGAATPRKSSGYQQQYSSQGGYSNGGPAQGSQPDADSTNTTIFVGGLDPNVSDEDLRQPFAQYGEIVSVKIPVGKGCGFVQFANRNDAEEALQKLNGTVIGKQTVRLSWGRNPANKQSRSDFGNQWTGSPYYGGHFYDGYGYAFPPPHDPGMYAAAYGAYPVYGTHQQQVS; encoded by the exons ATGCAGAGTGAATCTCAAGAAACTAAGCCGCCAACAGCGCCGCCGCCAACAGAGGTGAGTGTAGCGGCGGCGCCACAGCAGCCATGGGTGGCGATGCAGTATCCAGCGGCGGCGATGGTAATGCAGCATCCAATGATGCCGGCGGCCCCACATTATGGGCCCCATTACATGCCTTATCATCCACATCATCACCACCAACACCACAACCACCATATCCTACACGCGCCGCACTCGCCGTCGCCacatcagcaacaacaacaaGGTGGAGGAGGATCTAATAATACTGAGAATAGAACGATCTGGGTTGGTGACTTACATAATTGGATGGATGAGGATTATCTACGTAGCTGCTTTGCTTCCACTAACGAG GTTGCCTCCATCAAGGTAATTCGCAATAAACAGACTGGTTTCTCTGAAGGATATGGTTTTGTGGAATTCTTCACACATGCAGCTGCAGAGAAAGTTCTGCTGACATATTCTATCATGACAATGCCTAATGTGGAACAACCTTTCCGTCTGAATTGGGCTACATTCAGCATGGGTGACAAGCGAGCAAACAACGGTTCTGATCTTTCCATCTTTGTAGGAGATTTAGCTGCAGATGTTACTGATACCTTACTGCATGAAACTTTTGTGAAAAAATATCCTTCTGTTAAAGCTGCTAAAGTTGTCATAGATGCCAACACTGGTCGTTCAAAAGGATATGGTTTTGTAAGGTTTGGAGATGATAATGAGAGGACTCAAGCTATGACTGAAATGAATGGTGTGTATTGTTCAAGCAGGCCTATGCGAATTGGTGCCGCCACACCACGGAAATCATCAGGATACCAACAGCAATATTCTTCTCAAG GTGGATACTCCAATGGTGGACCAGCTCAAGGATCACAACCTGATGCAGATTCTACAAATACCACA atttTTGTTGGAGGTCTCGACCCCAATGTCAGTGATGAAGACCTTAGACAACCTTTTGCACAGTATGGTGAAATAGTTTCTGTAAAAATACCAGTTGGGAAAGGGTGTGGGTTTGTGCAATTCGCAAACAG GAATGATGCAGAGGAAGCCTTACAGAAGTTGAACGGAACGGTTATTGGCAAGCAAACAGTGCGCCTTTCTTGGGGACGAAACCCTGCAAATAAACAG TCAAGATCTGATTTTGGGAACCAGTGGACTGGGAGCCCATACTATGGTGGACATTTCTATGATGGTTACGGGTATGCATTCCCACCACCACACGACCCAGGGATGTATGCTGCCGCCTATGGGGCTTATCCAGTGTATGGTACTCACCAGCAACAAGTGAGCTGA